A window of the Juglans microcarpa x Juglans regia isolate MS1-56 chromosome 5D, Jm3101_v1.0, whole genome shotgun sequence genome harbors these coding sequences:
- the LOC121266410 gene encoding uncharacterized protein LOC121266410, with translation MTETRIRASEWSRWSSPTPQSQPGRWTRMVEQNSSSDDSTQPPEMVLGIEFPEISNGSNTRPENNGKLPMRRCRGPAGCIEFMKLRKHGLIPLKSNDDERAPSCENVVFYTTRVTWIIKHHATMTQNTWDAVDTQEKEELINRVQADFILDWSKRNHREMVKKNLRKKFNDFHYQLHKIYLGCATHDEALVKSTSLVELDVWKKLCGRWGNDKFKVTSDV, from the exons ATGACAGAAACTCGCATACGTGCAAGTGAATGGAGCAGATGGAGTAGTCCAACACCTCAGTCGCAACCTGGTAGGTGGACACGAATGGTTGAACAAAACTCATCATCGGACGACTCAACACAGCCCCCAGAGATGGTTTTGGGTATTGAGTTTCCTGAAATTAGCAATGGTTCAAATACAAGGCCTGAGAACAATG GGAAACTACCAATGCGGAGGTGTCGTGGACCAGCTGGGTGCATTGAGTTTATGAAGCTTCGTAAGCATGGTCTCATTCCTTTGAAGAGTAATGATGATGAGAGGGCACCATCATGTGAGAATGTCGTGTTCTATACAACAAGGGTGACATGGATTATCAAGCATCATGCAACCATGACTCAAAATACTTGGGATGCTGTAGATACACAAGAAAAAGAGGAGTTGATCAATCGTGTCCAG GCTGATTTCATTCTAGATTGGAGCAAAAGGAATCATCGCGAGATGGTCAAGAAGAACCTCAGGAAGAAGTTCAATGACTTTCACTACCAGCTTCATAAAATATACTTGGGTTGTGCAACACACGATGAGGCATTAGTAAAATCAACCTCGTTGGTGGAACTAGACGTATGGAAAAAGTTATGTGGGAGATGGGGTAACGACAAATTCAAGGTAACAAGTGACGTATAA